In a single window of the Drosophila miranda strain MSH22 chromosome XL, D.miranda_PacBio2.1, whole genome shotgun sequence genome:
- the LOC108164736 gene encoding 39S ribosomal protein L30, mitochondrial: protein MNLGRLLTPLQVGTALARSYGKHNKKYLYKDGKKYEGIIYYPRTSDHQDPPIEPAKLFRVQRIKPIKGNPFWEKRILKDLGLDGKQSDYTVVKNIPENNARLWKIKHLIKVTPVTFPYGEPTAQDVKYTILKDNGECLVTKDIGQVEVRTEAREAFDQQPKRLDTDLLRKDSRLKWLNPW, encoded by the exons ATGAACCTGGGACGACTTCTGACACCTCTCCAGGTTGGCACAGCGCTGGCCCGCAGCTATGGAAAGCACAACAAGAAGTATCTTTACAAGGATGGCAAGAAATACGAGGGTATTATATACTACCCCAG AACTTCTGACCATCAGGATCCGCCTATAGAGCCCGCTAAACTGTTTCGCGTGCAGCGCATCAAGCCGATTAAGGGGAATCCTTTCTGGGAGAAGCGCATCCTCAAAGACCTGGGCTTGGATGGCAAACAAAGCGACTACACGGTAGTCAAGAACATACCCGAGAACAATGCCCGTCTGTGGAAGATCAAGCATTTAATTAAGGTGACACCGGTCACGTTTCCATATGGGGAGCCCACGGCACAGGATGTCAAGTACACGATACTCAAGGATAATGGCGAGTGCCTGGTCACCAAGGACATTGGCCAAGTGGAAGTGCGCACGGAGGCTCGCGAGGCATTTGACCAACAACCGAAGCGCCTTGACACGGACCTGCTAAGGAAGGATTCTCGACTGAAGTGGCTCAATCCTTGGTGA
- the LOC108152061 gene encoding helix-loop-helix protein 1: MVYDMTHMAEGPPQSISLSRYYLQEDDEMLAPANNAGLLNEDYAASTTLDIEKRFQARMACETAAQPAPPPPPTPAPRRRTTPIAHLDPTELVGLSREERRRRRRATLKYRTAHATRERIRVEAFNVSFAELRKLLPTLPPDKKLSKIEILKLAICYIAYLNHVLETP, translated from the coding sequence ATGGTCTACGACATGACGCATATGGCAGAGGGACCGCCGCAGAGCATCTCCCTGAGTCGCTACTATCTGCAGGAGGATGACGAGATGTTGGCCCCCGCCAACAATGCCGGCCTGTTGAACGAGGACTATGCGGCCAGCACCACGCTGGACATTGAGAAGCGCTTCCAGGCGCGCATGGCCTGTGAGACGGCCGCCCAGCCGgcaccgccgccgccaccgacACCAGCGCCACGTCGTCGGACCACACCTATTGCCCACCTCGACCCCACAGAGCTGGTGGGATTGTCACGCGAGGAGCGACGTCGCCGGCGACGGGCCACACTCAAGTACCGCACGGCACATGCCACACGGGAACGTATCCGCGTGGAGGCCTTCAATGTGTCCTTTGCTGAGCTGAGGAAGCTGCTGCCCACCCTGCCGCCAGACAAGAAGCTCTCCAAGATCGAGATCCTCAAGCTGGCCATCTGCTACATTGCGTACTTGAATCACGTCCTGGAGACCCCCTGA